The following proteins are encoded in a genomic region of uncultured Vibrio sp.:
- the lgt gene encoding prolipoprotein diacylglyceryl transferase has protein sequence MSQGFIEFPNIDPVLISIGPVSIRWYGLMYLVGFIFALWLANRRADKPNSGWTREQVSDLLFAGFLGVVIGGRVGYVIFYNFELFLDDPLYLFKVWTGGMSFHGGLLGVITAMFWYARKNGRTFFGVADFIAPLVPFGLGMGRLGNFMNSELWGRVTDVPWAIIFPNGGPLPRHPSQLYEMALEGVVLFFILNWFIKKPRPLGSVSGLFLAGYGTFRFLVEFIREPDAQLGLFGDFISMGQILSTPMIVLGILMMVWAYKRGLYQDKDPVKTK, from the coding sequence TTTTAATCTCTATTGGTCCTGTCTCTATTCGCTGGTACGGCTTGATGTACCTGGTTGGTTTTATCTTTGCTTTATGGCTGGCGAACCGCCGTGCGGATAAACCAAACAGCGGCTGGACTCGAGAACAAGTATCCGATCTATTGTTTGCTGGCTTCCTTGGTGTGGTAATTGGTGGTCGAGTCGGCTATGTGATTTTCTACAATTTTGAGTTGTTCCTGGACGATCCTTTATATCTGTTTAAAGTCTGGACGGGCGGCATGTCATTCCATGGTGGTTTGCTGGGTGTGATTACTGCTATGTTCTGGTACGCACGTAAAAACGGCCGCACCTTCTTTGGCGTGGCTGACTTTATCGCCCCGCTAGTGCCGTTCGGTTTAGGGATGGGACGTCTGGGTAACTTCATGAACAGCGAGTTATGGGGACGTGTGACCGATGTGCCTTGGGCGATTATTTTCCCGAACGGTGGTCCTCTGCCTCGTCACCCATCTCAGTTGTATGAAATGGCGCTGGAAGGTGTGGTTCTCTTCTTCATTTTGAACTGGTTCATCAAAAAGCCGCGTCCTCTCGGTTCGGTATCAGGGCTATTTTTAGCTGGATATGGTACATTCCGCTTCCTAGTAGAGTTTATACGTGAACCGGATGCTCAGCTTGGTTTGTTTGGTGACTTTATTTCGATGGGACAAATCCTGTCTACACCGATGATCGTGCTGGGAATCCTGATGATGGTTTGGGCGTACAAACGTGGTCTTTACCAAGATAAAGATCCAGTTAAAACGAAGTAA